A genomic window from Algoriphagus sp. Y33 includes:
- a CDS encoding M56 family metallopeptidase, which yields MNSLINYLFEGSLVLGLGLVFYIVLFERLTFFQGNRAVLLGIMILAMLLPLISFDFSFLNATSVDTLNSSLQWAEAKFATTNQASEGITFSWLAVLMFAYFFGVVFISVRLVWGVVKTMILIRSSSKIQYAERTVVVNPKFVPSSFFKHILLPSFDPENSEYQQIVLHESVHVDQCHSIDIMLIQVVKVVYWFNPLVYVLEKYLREIHEFQADQFVTRFYSPIAYSRLLLKQLSADCGLQFMNNFNQFQTKKRIIMMNKPKSNRMLKSRFLLTVPLVALMIGLFSCDMAGKDKKIIGTWMGKDFSFVQTQGPEITTMIEGGKQLHLEGRLIVRENGTYQIVVDQDDMNGSGVWKVEGDSFITTDTRENVVVYKIKELSDNTLVTAQEVKMDTPQGTVAGKITLTYKR from the coding sequence ATGAATAGTTTGATCAATTACTTATTTGAAGGGAGTTTGGTGTTAGGACTTGGATTGGTCTTTTACATAGTACTATTTGAACGCTTGACGTTTTTTCAAGGCAATCGTGCTGTTTTACTGGGTATAATGATCCTTGCTATGCTTTTGCCTTTGATTTCATTTGATTTTAGTTTTTTAAACGCTACTTCAGTGGATACTTTAAATAGTTCATTGCAGTGGGCAGAGGCCAAATTCGCTACAACTAATCAGGCATCCGAAGGAATTACATTTTCTTGGCTGGCAGTCCTGATGTTTGCGTATTTTTTTGGAGTAGTATTTATTTCCGTCAGACTTGTATGGGGAGTAGTAAAGACGATGATATTAATTCGTAGTTCCTCTAAGATCCAATATGCAGAAAGAACTGTTGTAGTAAATCCAAAGTTTGTTCCATCTTCTTTTTTCAAACATATTTTGCTACCATCTTTTGATCCTGAAAATAGCGAGTATCAGCAAATTGTCCTGCATGAATCAGTTCATGTGGATCAGTGCCATTCTATAGACATTATGTTGATTCAGGTGGTAAAAGTGGTTTATTGGTTCAACCCGTTAGTTTATGTGTTGGAAAAGTACTTGCGTGAAATCCACGAGTTTCAAGCTGATCAGTTTGTCACCCGGTTCTATTCTCCCATTGCCTATTCGAGACTACTATTGAAGCAACTCAGTGCTGACTGTGGGCTTCAATTCATGAATAATTTCAATCAATTTCAAACCAAAAAAAGAATAATTATGATGAACAAACCAAAATCAAACCGTATGCTCAAAAGTAGATTTCTACTAACAGTACCACTGGTGGCGCTTATGATTGGGCTCTTCTCTTGTGATATGGCTGGGAAAGACAAAAAGATTATTGGTACGTGGATGGGCAAAGATTTCTCCTTTGTGCAAACACAGGGGCCAGAGATAACGACAATGATCGAAGGGGGTAAACAACTTCACTTGGAAGGCAGATTGATTGTCAGAGAAAATGGGACTTATCAAATAGTTGTTGACCAAGACGATATGAATGGAAGCGGTGTGTGGAAAGTAGAGGGAGATAGCTTTATTACTACTGATACCAGAGAAAATGTTGTTGTCTATAAGATTAAGGAATTAAGTGATAATACCCTGGTTACAGCACAGGAAGTAAAGATGGATACTCCGCAGGGAACTGTTGCCGGTAAAATTACACTTACCTACAAACGTTAA
- a CDS encoding BlaI/MecI/CopY family transcriptional regulator, producing the protein MEELTTYEEQIMKIFWKLNRAIVRDVLHELPDPKPPYTTLASTVKVLEKKGYLGHKSYGKTNEYHTIIAESDYRKKSFNHLVKTFFGGSMENVLSFMVKENRVSEKEIQEMQKLIDSYEKKNKS; encoded by the coding sequence ATGGAAGAGTTGACCACGTACGAAGAACAGATTATGAAGATATTTTGGAAGCTTAATCGGGCAATTGTCCGGGATGTATTGCATGAGCTTCCTGATCCCAAGCCACCTTATACTACGCTAGCTTCCACTGTCAAAGTTTTAGAGAAAAAGGGCTATCTCGGACATAAATCTTATGGCAAAACCAATGAATACCATACTATAATTGCAGAAAGTGATTACCGAAAGAAAAGTTTTAATCACTTGGTGAAGACTTTTTTTGGAGGATCTATGGAGAATGTGTTGTCGTTTATGGTGAAGGAAAATAGAGTGTCTGAAAAAGAAATTCAGGAAATGCAGAAATTGATAGACAGCTACGAAAAAAAGAACAAATCATGA
- a CDS encoding energy transducer TonB, translated as MKSRRSIKANVSVAGDFPETIEIRVYNQTKYLKIPIEDNHYELTNTKTMKLTIQNSPIKAASLLLMAMFLVFILPEQSAFAQIESEKVYKEVDEMPSPSGGIDGWNDYLAKNMTYPKAARKANVEGMVMVSFVVQETGDVSAVEIVRGIGGGCDEEVLRLVKESPKWNPGKKDGKIVKTQMMLPVNFKL; from the coding sequence TTGAAATCAAGAAGAAGTATAAAAGCCAATGTTTCGGTAGCGGGTGATTTTCCCGAAACCATTGAAATTCGGGTTTACAACCAAACCAAGTATCTAAAAATACCCATTGAAGATAATCATTACGAATTAACCAATACCAAAACCATGAAACTAACAATCCAAAATTCTCCCATAAAAGCAGCTTCACTTCTTCTGATGGCTATGTTTTTAGTTTTTATTCTTCCTGAGCAATCGGCTTTTGCCCAAATAGAATCTGAGAAAGTTTATAAAGAAGTAGATGAAATGCCGTCACCTTCAGGAGGAATTGATGGGTGGAATGACTACTTGGCCAAGAACATGACGTACCCAAAGGCTGCAAGAAAAGCAAATGTAGAGGGAATGGTAATGGTCTCGTTTGTAGTACAGGAAACCGGTGATGTTTCCGCTGTGGAAATTGTCAGAGGTATAGGAGGAGGCTGTGATGAGGAAGTCCTGCGGTTGGTGAAAGAGTCTCCCAAGTGGAATCCGGGAAAAAAGGACGGGAAAATTGTCAAAACGCAGATGATGCTCCCTGTGAATTTTAAGCTTTAG
- a CDS encoding TonB family protein: protein MNAILIYLAEASICVGITVLFYRFVLSELTFFTLNRVILISMLMLSFVIPMLSFNLGMASIGTAEILLPEFLVGKEVASGTVNFSWQEIVFYTYLVGVVVMTVHLILGFFTSQRLLGKSRLMYYRNYWIAVHPEFIPASFFSYILLPDFDPNRSEQKQIVLHESVHVRLKHSWDLLLVQFAKIIFWFNPLIYQFEKSLREVHEYQADQGVTLTYSKKEYSGLLLQMITGGQGWHFMNNFNQFQTKKRIIMMSKPQSQKKEMRRFLLAIPVLAALFFVFSCEMTPEEDIEGPTMAGEIKEVKIGPSDLEARKLAKDGEEIFDVVENQPNPQGGMAGWNNYLSNNLTYPAQARRMGIEGTVIVVFVVNADGSLSDVNVLRGVGGGADEEAIRVVKNSPDWTPGSQSGVAVNTRMRLPIRFKLG from the coding sequence ATGAATGCAATCCTAATCTATCTAGCCGAAGCGAGTATCTGTGTTGGCATCACCGTGCTTTTCTATCGATTTGTCTTGAGTGAGTTGACATTTTTCACGCTGAACCGTGTGATTTTGATCAGTATGTTGATGCTGTCGTTTGTGATTCCCATGCTGTCTTTTAATCTGGGGATGGCATCAATCGGGACTGCTGAAATTTTACTTCCTGAATTTTTGGTAGGTAAGGAAGTGGCATCAGGGACAGTAAACTTCTCTTGGCAGGAAATTGTTTTTTACACTTACTTAGTCGGTGTGGTTGTGATGACAGTTCACTTGATCTTGGGTTTTTTCACCTCACAGCGTTTGCTTGGAAAATCGAGGTTAATGTATTACCGGAATTACTGGATAGCGGTGCATCCCGAGTTTATTCCGGCTTCTTTTTTCAGCTATATACTGCTTCCGGATTTTGATCCTAACAGATCCGAGCAGAAGCAGATCGTATTGCATGAATCAGTTCATGTGCGTCTGAAGCATAGTTGGGATTTGCTGCTGGTACAGTTCGCCAAAATCATCTTCTGGTTTAATCCGTTGATCTACCAGTTTGAAAAATCACTGCGTGAAGTGCATGAATATCAGGCTGATCAGGGAGTGACTTTAACTTATTCCAAGAAAGAGTATTCAGGGCTTCTGCTACAGATGATCACCGGGGGACAAGGCTGGCACTTTATGAACAACTTCAATCAATTTCAAACCAAAAAAAGAATTATTATGATGAGTAAACCACAATCCCAAAAGAAGGAAATGCGCAGATTTCTGCTTGCAATTCCCGTATTAGCAGCTTTGTTTTTCGTGTTTTCTTGCGAAATGACGCCTGAAGAGGATATAGAAGGTCCGACTATGGCAGGTGAAATAAAAGAAGTGAAGATAGGGCCTTCTGATTTGGAAGCGAGGAAGCTTGCAAAGGATGGAGAAGAAATTTTTGATGTAGTGGAAAATCAACCCAATCCTCAAGGAGGTATGGCGGGTTGGAATAACTATCTGAGTAATAATTTGACCTACCCTGCTCAAGCCAGAAGAATGGGGATCGAAGGCACTGTGATTGTGGTTTTTGTGGTCAATGCTGATGGAAGTCTTTCAGATGTGAATGTTCTCAGAGGTGTTGGGGGCGGTGCTGATGAAGAAGCAATCCGCGTTGTAAAAAACTCTCCTGACTGGACACCGGGATCACAAAGTGGTGTGGCGGTTAATACCAGAATGAGACTCCCGATACGATTTAAGCTTGGTTGA
- a CDS encoding BlaI/MecI/CopY family transcriptional regulator translates to MNELNSNEERIMRIFWRLEKALVRDVLEELPEPKPPYTTLASSIKLLEKKGYLDHKAYGTTHLYFPLITQADYSKKSVNQLVKHYFEGSVGNFLSFMVKENKISDKEIEDLQKMIDDMDKPTEP, encoded by the coding sequence ATGAACGAATTGAATAGCAACGAAGAAAGGATAATGCGGATTTTTTGGAGACTCGAAAAAGCGCTTGTCCGGGATGTACTTGAAGAGCTTCCAGAACCAAAGCCGCCCTATACCACCTTGGCATCTTCTATCAAGCTACTTGAGAAGAAAGGTTATCTGGATCACAAAGCTTACGGCACCACGCACCTTTATTTCCCTCTGATCACACAGGCTGACTACAGCAAAAAAAGTGTGAATCAATTGGTGAAGCATTATTTTGAAGGTTCGGTGGGTAATTTCCTCTCCTTTATGGTGAAGGAAAATAAGATTTCGGACAAGGAAATCGAAGATCTACAGAAGATGATCGATGATATGGACAAACCTACTGAGCCATGA
- a CDS encoding DUF4249 family protein, which produces MKRISIIFLAMLAFSCQEEVELPLRSADSQFPVIEAIWSDRPFYNEVKVTLAQSYFDSTEMDVVGSAQVYILNSGNKEVIPFSYDHQTSSYRPNSPGKIAQIGETYQLFVKWEGNEYTAEGVMLEPPIVDSVTYNFEKERLFRDEGYYIKVFGRIPFEEDNYYRIRVIENDTLKNDRDDYLLFDDTFGLTVFEKGLELDYDFEVGDKVRLELYRLNKQPYDYLVQLVNLLYNDGGLFSPPPQNPDTNIKVIEGSQDVLGYFSVTPILTASVDIEPEDE; this is translated from the coding sequence ATGAAAAGAATAAGTATCATATTTCTGGCAATGCTGGCATTTTCTTGTCAAGAGGAAGTGGAACTTCCTCTGCGTTCAGCCGATTCTCAGTTTCCTGTGATTGAAGCAATATGGTCTGACAGGCCTTTTTATAATGAAGTGAAGGTGACCTTGGCACAAAGCTATTTTGACAGCACAGAGATGGATGTGGTAGGGAGTGCCCAGGTTTATATCCTCAACTCAGGCAATAAAGAGGTTATCCCCTTTTCTTACGACCATCAAACATCCAGTTATAGGCCTAATTCGCCCGGAAAAATAGCCCAAATCGGTGAAACCTATCAGTTGTTTGTGAAATGGGAGGGCAACGAATACACTGCAGAAGGAGTGATGCTGGAACCTCCTATTGTCGACAGTGTCACTTATAACTTTGAAAAAGAAAGGCTATTCCGGGATGAAGGCTACTATATCAAAGTATTTGGTAGAATCCCTTTTGAAGAAGATAATTATTATCGAATCCGTGTAATTGAGAATGATACGCTAAAGAATGACCGTGATGATTACTTGCTTTTTGATGACACTTTTGGTTTAACTGTTTTTGAAAAGGGGCTTGAACTGGACTATGACTTTGAAGTGGGCGATAAAGTAAGGTTGGAGCTCTATAGATTAAATAAACAGCCTTACGATTACTTAGTCCAGCTGGTCAATCTTCTTTACAATGATGGTGGATTATTCAGTCCTCCTCCCCAAAATCCCGACACCAATATCAAAGTGATAGAAGGAAGCCAGGATGTCTTGGGCTATTTCAGTGTAACCCCGATCTTAACGGCTTCAGTAGACATCGAACCGGAGGACGAATGA
- a CDS encoding TonB-dependent receptor, which translates to MKATAKRSKLIFFFIFILSFFESIAQETVFFTAEVIDASNSSPLPGASVYWEGDVSSGVVADLDGAFRIQVKSLPARLVVSFVGFESSTRVITAKDLDKAQRFFLKAEEMSLDEIIIQERRPDEQVRNMETGKATIPIATIKNIPALFGEVDLLRSLQLLPGVQTAGEGTTGLFVRGGSADQNLVQLDGAPVYNPSHFFGFFSVFNPDALDQVELYKGNMPASYGGRLSSLIDVSLREGNNQQVHGEGGIGTISSRLTLDGPLFSEKSTFVISGRRTYADLFLKLSNDTDINNNKLNFHDLSGKLSFILSEKDKLTVSSYQGSDFLGLDDQFGLGWTNWVSSVQWNRNISDNLFFDLQGYHSRYNYSVELDDPSTGFEWKNNLSESGIKGIWTFLKGESLQTYWGFHSQFYHFAPIALNPTGDSSIEPFDTNAKNGLLNNLFAGLTYEITSKLSAEAGLRWGFYNQVGKGVDYFYEGDIPTPNAPIMDTLNYRTLEKIKFYQGLEPRVAFRYLINDEFSLKTAYNRNFQYVQIASNSSAGLPIDRWILAGTYVPPIRSDQVSLGLFRNFDNNRWEFSVEGYYKDFKNIIDLRNGAQILFTDQVETEILTGNGWAYGAEFLLRKNVGKTTGWLAYTWSRSWRKTPGVSEGLKYNPRYDRPHDITLVLNHEFSPSWSAGLTFIYTTGQAVSFPVGLYSVDLQPVPLYSKYRNQDRFPDYHRMDASVTWRNADKGRKWRGSWNFSIYNLYGRKNPFSYEFREIYNDDIRYSKEDDGPIESVRQGIVMTYLFTFLPSVTYNFEF; encoded by the coding sequence ATGAAGGCAACTGCCAAACGGAGTAAATTAATTTTCTTTTTCATTTTCATTTTATCTTTTTTCGAGAGTATCGCTCAGGAAACAGTGTTTTTTACCGCTGAGGTGATTGATGCAAGTAATTCATCCCCGCTTCCCGGTGCAAGCGTTTACTGGGAAGGAGATGTGTCCTCCGGAGTAGTTGCTGATTTGGATGGGGCTTTTCGCATACAAGTCAAATCCCTTCCTGCCCGCTTGGTGGTTTCCTTTGTTGGGTTTGAAAGTTCTACCCGGGTAATTACCGCAAAAGACCTTGATAAAGCACAACGTTTTTTCTTAAAAGCGGAAGAAATGTCCCTCGATGAGATTATTATCCAGGAGAGAAGACCGGATGAGCAAGTCAGAAATATGGAAACGGGGAAAGCTACCATCCCCATTGCCACCATTAAAAATATTCCTGCACTGTTTGGCGAGGTAGATCTGCTCAGAAGTTTGCAGCTGCTTCCGGGAGTTCAGACAGCGGGAGAGGGAACCACCGGACTTTTTGTCCGTGGGGGTTCCGCTGATCAGAATTTGGTGCAGCTGGACGGTGCGCCCGTTTACAATCCTTCGCATTTCTTTGGGTTTTTCTCTGTTTTCAATCCAGATGCACTCGATCAGGTAGAGCTCTATAAGGGAAATATGCCGGCGTCTTATGGAGGAAGACTATCGTCTTTGATTGATGTTTCACTTCGGGAAGGCAATAATCAACAGGTTCATGGAGAAGGGGGTATAGGGACCATTTCTTCCAGATTGACTTTAGACGGACCACTGTTTTCTGAGAAATCAACTTTTGTGATTTCAGGTAGAAGAACTTATGCAGACCTTTTTTTGAAGCTTTCCAACGATACTGATATCAATAATAACAAGCTGAATTTTCATGATCTTAGCGGGAAACTGTCCTTTATTCTGAGCGAAAAAGATAAGCTCACTGTTTCGAGTTATCAAGGAAGTGATTTTCTTGGTCTTGATGACCAATTTGGATTAGGCTGGACCAATTGGGTGTCTTCTGTTCAGTGGAATAGAAATATTTCCGATAACCTGTTCTTTGATCTGCAAGGATATCATTCCAGGTATAATTACAGCGTGGAGCTGGACGATCCGAGTACCGGTTTTGAGTGGAAAAACAATCTTTCAGAGTCGGGTATAAAGGGCATTTGGACTTTCCTGAAAGGAGAGTCTCTTCAGACTTATTGGGGCTTTCACAGCCAGTTTTACCATTTTGCACCTATAGCTCTAAATCCTACAGGTGATAGTAGTATTGAACCATTCGATACCAATGCAAAAAATGGCTTGCTTAATAATTTATTTGCAGGCCTGACGTATGAAATCACTTCAAAATTAAGCGCGGAGGCAGGGCTTAGATGGGGTTTTTATAATCAAGTAGGCAAAGGAGTGGATTATTTCTATGAAGGAGACATTCCAACTCCGAATGCTCCGATTATGGATACATTGAATTACAGGACGTTAGAAAAGATCAAATTTTATCAGGGATTAGAACCCAGAGTTGCATTTAGATATTTGATTAATGATGAGTTTTCTCTTAAAACAGCCTATAACCGAAATTTTCAATATGTTCAGATCGCTTCCAATAGCTCTGCAGGATTGCCTATAGATAGGTGGATTTTGGCAGGAACTTATGTCCCTCCAATAAGGTCAGATCAGGTTTCGCTCGGCTTATTCCGGAATTTTGATAATAACAGATGGGAATTTTCTGTAGAAGGATATTATAAGGATTTCAAGAACATCATTGATTTGAGAAATGGTGCTCAAATACTTTTTACCGATCAAGTGGAGACGGAAATACTTACCGGAAATGGCTGGGCGTATGGAGCTGAGTTCCTGCTGAGAAAGAATGTGGGGAAAACCACCGGCTGGTTGGCATATACTTGGTCCCGGTCTTGGCGTAAGACTCCAGGAGTCTCCGAAGGATTGAAATATAATCCCCGCTATGATCGACCCCATGATATCACGCTGGTTTTGAATCATGAGTTTTCACCATCATGGTCAGCGGGATTGACATTTATCTACACCACAGGGCAGGCTGTCTCATTTCCAGTGGGGCTTTATTCTGTGGATTTGCAGCCTGTTCCTCTTTATTCTAAGTATAGAAATCAGGACAGGTTTCCTGATTACCATAGAATGGATGCGTCAGTCACTTGGAGAAATGCCGATAAGGGAAGGAAATGGAGAGGAAGCTGGAATTTTAGCATTTACAACCTGTATGGACGGAAAAATCCTTTCTCTTATGAGTTCAGGGAGATCTATAACGATGATATCAGATATAGCAAAGAAGATGATGGTCCTATAGAATCAGTGAGGCAAGGAATTGTGATGACTTACCTATTTACATTTTTGCCCTCAGTTACCTATAATTTTGAATTTTAA
- a CDS encoding VWA domain-containing protein has protein sequence MIWAYPDVKLTLLLAGIFGLLYFVYLFRYWKINRKLVVQKRRLFTKVVIRTIYFVLFLIAFAGPSIGTSLKEIQEEGKDIFIAVDLSQSMNATDIGPSRLQRIKFELKNLTKSFPSDRIGLIIFSSEAFLQCPLTFDQSVLQLYIDGLNTGLVPNFGTDLNGPLRMAEDRFLSDESQEVKSKSIILISDGENFGDDLEEIGSRLNNEGIKVFSLGIGTTGGSSIPRGNGLVIDPKTGKPAQTALDRSPLQQIAAETNGQYFEISDEVQEIGDLTAALERLEGGVTGSRIVEASANKYFYFLLAGLVLSLLDMMLPIKTIKL, from the coding sequence ATGATTTGGGCATATCCGGACGTAAAACTCACCCTCTTGCTAGCCGGCATTTTCGGCTTGCTGTATTTTGTTTATCTATTTCGCTACTGGAAGATCAACCGTAAGCTCGTAGTACAGAAGCGCAGACTGTTCACCAAAGTAGTCATCAGAACAATCTATTTTGTGCTGTTTCTCATTGCATTTGCAGGACCTTCCATAGGGACTTCGCTAAAAGAAATACAGGAAGAGGGAAAGGACATCTTTATTGCGGTAGATCTATCCCAGTCCATGAATGCCACCGACATAGGTCCAAGCCGTCTTCAGCGCATTAAGTTTGAGTTGAAAAACTTGACAAAAAGTTTTCCCTCAGATAGAATCGGGCTGATTATTTTCAGTTCAGAGGCGTTTCTCCAATGCCCCCTTACCTTTGATCAAAGTGTGCTGCAATTGTATATCGACGGTCTGAATACGGGACTGGTTCCCAATTTCGGTACAGACCTCAACGGACCACTGAGAATGGCTGAAGACAGATTTCTCAGTGACGAAAGTCAGGAAGTGAAATCCAAATCAATTATCCTCATATCTGACGGAGAAAATTTCGGGGATGATCTGGAGGAAATTGGTTCCCGGTTGAACAATGAAGGAATAAAAGTATTCTCTCTGGGGATTGGAACTACAGGTGGAAGTAGCATACCCAGAGGAAACGGCCTGGTGATAGATCCCAAAACGGGCAAACCGGCACAAACTGCTCTTGACCGCTCACCTCTCCAACAAATTGCAGCAGAGACTAACGGGCAATACTTTGAAATTTCTGATGAAGTTCAGGAAATTGGAGACTTGACTGCCGCCCTGGAACGGCTGGAAGGTGGAGTGACCGGATCTAGAATTGTGGAAGCTTCCGCAAATAAGTACTTTTATTTCCTCTTGGCCGGTTTAGTACTTTCTTTGCTGGATATGATGTTACCAATCAAAACTATCAAATTATAA